One genomic region from Spirosoma sp. KCTC 42546 encodes:
- a CDS encoding glycosyltransferase family 4 protein yields MKKIAFIVQRYGVEVNGGAEYLCRILAERLVGTYDVDVLTSCALEYITWANYYPADTTTINGVRVHRFATEYERQAKDHLQYETERKLKKWSRPEEWQGFGFLKMWGRALVGKTVRRFGLRWAQHQGPYTPDLITYLKHNHRQYDALIFITYLYYPTIAGLNIAPKKSIFIPTAHDELPIYLPVFPAVFHKPKAILFLTPAEKRFVHKQFHNEAIYNDVLGIGIETTDVVSPTPVATLLHTDAPYVIYIGRIDKAKCCDMLFDYFIQYKETHPSPLKLVLVGQAFMPIPDHADILPAGFVDEDVKVSLLKGAKALIIPSQYESLSMVTLESFAYGIPVLANEQCEVLKDHITSSQGGLLFTDYPSFENAVQQLLSQDTATMGENGRTYVKQNYTWDKVLTRFAKAVNYVSGNP; encoded by the coding sequence ATGAAAAAAATAGCCTTTATCGTTCAGCGATATGGAGTAGAAGTGAATGGCGGAGCCGAGTATCTCTGCCGCATACTGGCCGAACGGCTGGTTGGAACCTACGACGTAGACGTACTGACCAGTTGCGCGCTGGAATACATTACCTGGGCCAACTATTATCCGGCCGACACAACAACGATAAACGGGGTTCGGGTACACCGGTTTGCCACGGAGTACGAACGACAGGCGAAAGATCATTTGCAGTACGAAACGGAGCGTAAACTCAAAAAATGGTCGCGACCCGAGGAATGGCAGGGGTTCGGCTTTTTGAAAATGTGGGGCCGCGCGCTGGTAGGCAAGACGGTTCGACGCTTCGGTTTACGGTGGGCGCAACACCAGGGGCCTTATACACCCGACCTGATTACGTATCTGAAGCATAACCATCGGCAGTATGATGCCCTGATCTTCATTACTTATCTATACTACCCTACCATTGCCGGGTTGAACATCGCCCCTAAAAAGTCGATTTTCATACCAACGGCGCACGACGAACTACCCATTTACCTACCGGTATTCCCAGCCGTATTTCATAAGCCGAAAGCGATCCTATTCCTCACGCCCGCCGAAAAACGCTTCGTTCATAAACAGTTTCACAATGAAGCTATTTACAACGATGTTCTCGGTATCGGCATCGAAACGACTGACGTAGTTTCCCCTACTCCAGTGGCTACCCTACTGCATACAGATGCCCCGTACGTGATATACATTGGCCGAATTGACAAGGCGAAATGTTGTGATATGCTGTTCGACTACTTTATCCAATACAAAGAAACCCATCCCTCCCCGCTGAAACTCGTATTGGTAGGCCAGGCGTTTATGCCCATTCCCGATCATGCCGATATCCTCCCCGCAGGCTTTGTGGATGAAGATGTGAAAGTTTCCCTGTTAAAAGGAGCCAAAGCCCTGATCATTCCTTCCCAATACGAAAGTCTGTCGATGGTTACGCTGGAAAGTTTTGCCTATGGCATTCCCGTGCTTGCCAATGAACAGTGCGAAGTACTGAAGGATCACATCACTAGCAGCCAGGGCGGTTTGTTATTCACCGACTATCCCAGCTTCGAGAACGCTGTTCAGCAACTGTTATCGCAGGATACAGCTACTATGGGCGAAAACGGACGCACCTACGTCAAGCAGAATTACACGTGGGACAAGGTATTAACCCGATTTGCCAAAGCCGTTAATTATGTATCGGGCAACCCCTAA
- a CDS encoding cupin domain-containing protein, whose protein sequence is MENQSRRSALKAMSAVAIGTTLPHDQEDNSGGGTQEKPFVIREAAGRFDELYHIMGFVLSLKVSGKDTNEQLSMYFGTYKKNDGPPLHVHYKQDEQFYIVEGEILFQVGAERYTLKSGDTIYLPRNVPHTFLVLSETARLFFQINPSGKTEAFFKKLSELGPTASMDEVQKLHLAHDLSIVGPTLKV, encoded by the coding sequence ATGGAAAATCAATCACGTCGTTCAGCACTCAAGGCCATGTCAGCAGTCGCAATCGGTACAACGCTTCCGCACGACCAGGAAGATAATTCAGGAGGTGGAACACAGGAAAAACCCTTCGTTATTCGGGAGGCAGCAGGTCGTTTCGATGAGCTTTACCACATTATGGGTTTTGTGTTATCGCTGAAAGTGTCGGGAAAGGACACCAACGAACAATTATCCATGTATTTCGGGACCTACAAAAAAAACGACGGCCCACCGCTGCACGTCCACTACAAACAGGATGAACAATTCTACATTGTTGAGGGCGAAATTCTGTTTCAGGTAGGGGCGGAGCGATACACGCTTAAATCGGGCGATACCATCTATCTGCCCAGGAATGTCCCACATACCTTTCTTGTACTAAGCGAAACTGCCAGGCTATTTTTTCAAATAAATCCGAGCGGAAAAACCGAAGCCTTTTTCAAAAAACTATCGGAACTTGGCCCAACGGCTTCGATGGATGAGGTTCAGAAACTTCACCTCGCGCATGATCTGAGTATCGTAGGACCAACGTTGAAAGTGTAA
- a CDS encoding DUF6252 family protein, with product MKTVRVVAILAISGLVGLSSCSKKSDDVVPVPTQTTPTTTTTPTTTTATTTPGQSTTQTTSTLGFYTKIDGKVFQPDLVYARVAAPGNEGYYAIYGLDSKTSDVVMIALPYSALIGTHPLSYVNFGALSLGDGSDSFSTRVQPGDGTVTITNMTTTTVEGTFSFTAYSDKGVKRTITEGKFSVPFK from the coding sequence ATGAAAACAGTACGTGTAGTAGCAATCCTGGCCATCTCTGGCCTGGTTGGTTTAAGTTCCTGCAGCAAAAAAAGCGATGATGTAGTACCGGTGCCAACCCAAACTACACCCACAACAACCACTACACCCACGACGACCACCGCAACAACAACGCCCGGCCAGTCAACCACGCAGACCACCTCTACATTGGGTTTCTATACAAAAATAGACGGTAAGGTGTTTCAGCCTGATTTAGTATATGCCCGAGTGGCAGCACCCGGTAACGAAGGTTACTACGCTATTTATGGGCTCGACAGCAAAACGAGCGATGTGGTCATGATTGCCTTGCCTTATTCGGCCCTGATTGGTACCCATCCATTAAGCTACGTTAATTTCGGCGCGCTTTCCCTTGGCGACGGTTCCGATTCCTTCTCCACACGTGTACAGCCTGGTGATGGCACCGTTACGATCACAAACATGACCACCACAACCGTTGAAGGTACGTTTTCCTTCACGGCCTATAGCGACAAAGGGGTGAAGCGTACAATCACCGAAGGTAAGTTTAGTGTACCCTTCAAATAG
- a CDS encoding GNAT family N-acetyltransferase — translation MKHILDNPAWYALLSGNKALANGTETAKYFTPDVSPFAAVAEPTQAHLELLHQTIPFATPIVLISDRLLSIADPWKVLHRLDGFQMVYTKPAEQSPTGPTVISLTEQHVPQMLALTELTVPGPFASKTIDFGHYEGIFEGEELIAMAGQRLHAYEFAEISAVCTHPDYLSRGYARHLIIRQLCRIQAAAGTPYLHVRSDNVRAVNVYKAMGFETRKEIYFYILQSVR, via the coding sequence ATGAAACATATTCTGGATAACCCCGCCTGGTATGCCCTGCTATCTGGCAACAAAGCCCTGGCGAATGGGACGGAAACAGCTAAATATTTTACACCCGACGTATCCCCGTTTGCTGCAGTAGCCGAACCTACACAGGCTCATTTGGAATTGTTGCATCAGACAATACCCTTTGCTACGCCGATTGTTCTAATCAGCGATAGGCTATTGTCGATAGCTGATCCCTGGAAGGTGCTACACCGGCTGGATGGTTTCCAGATGGTGTATACCAAACCAGCCGAACAATCACCAACCGGCCCGACGGTCATTTCATTAACCGAACAGCACGTCCCTCAAATGCTGGCTTTAACCGAATTGACAGTCCCAGGCCCCTTTGCCAGCAAGACCATTGACTTTGGCCATTACGAAGGAATTTTTGAGGGCGAAGAACTCATTGCGATGGCTGGCCAGCGGTTACATGCGTATGAATTTGCAGAGATCAGTGCCGTTTGTACCCACCCGGATTATTTGAGCAGGGGTTACGCCCGGCATCTGATTATCCGTCAACTTTGTCGGATTCAGGCCGCAGCTGGCACGCCCTATCTTCACGTACGGTCCGATAATGTTCGGGCGGTCAACGTGTATAAAGCAATGGGGTTTGAAACCCGGAAGGAGATTTACTTTTATATTTTACAATCAGTCAGATAA
- a CDS encoding serine hydrolase, protein MQSVKKRLPGIFILCTLVISGFGQARTDAFLTNLFSANRSPIFQEVIKHPETYRLQIIYTQINRDKANKPSFTNYYFHVDSTEYFNPASTVKLPLALLSLEKLNQLNKPNVTKFTSMQFDSAYSKQTREWTDKTAQTGYPSIAHLIRKAFLVSENDPYSRMYEFVGQREINRSLHAKGYLDTRITHRFVRMTNNENRHTNPVRFIQDDGKLIYAQPAAYNEDPFDFRRVAKLGRGYYLRDSLVHQPFDFTERNKFPLEAFQQILQSVMFPHSVPAKQRFNLTKDDYRFLYQYLSQYPSETNYPKYDAKQYYDSYVKFFFMDSLHHQMPSTIRVFNKVGWAYGFLTDASYVVDFKNKVEYMLTATLYVNSDGILNDDKYEFESVGHPFLYQLGQTIHQYELKRKRQYAPNLEVFRIPYEKRVNDARPVVKDVDN, encoded by the coding sequence ATGCAATCTGTCAAAAAACGTCTCCCTGGAATCTTCATTCTGTGTACCCTTGTCATATCCGGCTTTGGTCAGGCTCGAACGGATGCGTTCCTGACAAACTTATTTTCGGCGAACAGGAGCCCAATTTTCCAGGAAGTGATCAAGCATCCGGAAACGTACCGGCTGCAAATCATCTACACGCAGATCAACCGGGATAAGGCCAATAAGCCCTCGTTCACGAATTATTATTTCCATGTCGATAGTACCGAGTATTTCAATCCGGCCTCTACGGTGAAGCTGCCATTGGCGTTGTTGTCGCTGGAAAAACTCAATCAATTGAACAAACCCAACGTGACTAAATTCACGTCCATGCAGTTCGACAGTGCGTATAGCAAACAAACCAGGGAATGGACCGACAAGACAGCGCAGACTGGTTATCCATCGATTGCTCATCTAATTAGAAAAGCCTTTCTGGTGAGTGAGAATGACCCGTACAGCCGCATGTATGAGTTTGTGGGCCAGCGTGAAATCAACCGCTCATTGCATGCTAAGGGTTATCTGGATACGCGAATTACCCACCGATTTGTACGCATGACTAACAATGAAAACCGGCATACAAACCCCGTTCGATTCATTCAGGACGATGGAAAACTGATTTATGCCCAACCGGCGGCTTACAATGAAGATCCTTTTGATTTCCGGCGCGTCGCCAAACTGGGCAGGGGTTATTACCTGAGAGACAGCCTGGTACATCAGCCCTTTGATTTCACCGAACGCAATAAATTCCCACTCGAAGCCTTTCAGCAAATACTTCAGTCGGTCATGTTCCCCCATTCAGTGCCAGCCAAGCAACGGTTCAATCTGACGAAGGACGACTACCGCTTTTTGTACCAATACCTCTCGCAGTACCCCAGCGAAACCAATTACCCGAAATACGACGCCAAACAGTACTACGACAGTTACGTAAAATTCTTCTTTATGGACAGTCTGCATCATCAGATGCCATCGACCATACGGGTGTTTAATAAAGTAGGCTGGGCGTATGGTTTTCTTACGGATGCATCCTACGTTGTCGATTTCAAAAACAAGGTGGAGTACATGCTAACAGCCACCCTCTACGTCAATAGCGATGGTATCCTGAACGACGACAAGTATGAGTTTGAGAGCGTAGGCCACCCATTTTTGTACCAGTTAGGCCAAACGATCCATCAATATGAGTTGAAACGAAAACGTCAATATGCTCCAAATTTGGAAGTGTTTCGGATACCCTACGAGAAGCGCGTCAATGATGCGAGGCCGGTTGTTAAAGACGTTGACAATTGA
- a CDS encoding DUF3037 domain-containing protein translates to MHLFEYAVIRVMPRVDREEFLNVGVIVYCRSQGFLQTKFALNEHRLHAFSSELDMQELADRLGAFERICAGRAQGGTIGKLPIAERFRWLTATRSTVVQTSPVHPGLCVDAGETLTRLFTQLVL, encoded by the coding sequence ATGCACTTGTTTGAGTACGCCGTCATTCGGGTTATGCCGCGCGTTGATCGGGAAGAATTTCTGAACGTCGGCGTCATTGTATATTGTCGTTCGCAGGGCTTCCTGCAAACGAAATTTGCGTTAAATGAACATCGTCTTCACGCATTTTCATCGGAGCTGGACATGCAGGAACTGGCCGATCGGCTGGGTGCTTTTGAGCGAATATGTGCAGGTCGCGCACAGGGTGGAACCATTGGCAAACTCCCGATAGCCGAGCGGTTCCGCTGGCTCACCGCAACGCGCAGTACAGTGGTGCAAACATCACCGGTTCATCCCGGCTTATGCGTCGATGCGGGCGAAACACTCACGCGGTTGTTTACGCAGTTGGTTCTGTGA
- a CDS encoding serine hydrolase yields MTLKTTFRAMVLIALTAISLHAQTGTKQNPQLLTVASPESAGFYPERLNRIDGLIQSYIDKGAFPGVAAIVVKDGKIVYHKSFGKSDLETNKPMAKDAIFRIASMTKAITSLVVMMLHEEGKIMLDDPISKYIPEFAKPVVLDKFNEKDSTYTTIPAKREITVRHLLSHMSGLNYNVIASDPRMRAIYTKAGGIPDAFVTDNLKLGDMVKKLAKQPLNHQPGEKWTYGLSIDVLGYLVEVVSGQTLAEFFQKRIFEPLGMKDTYFYLPDAKKDRLVALYSEDKEKKLIKTASIKTLPVDPDFPIMGAKTYYSGGGGLSSTAYDYAIFLQMLLNDGVYNGKRLLSRKGVELFTNSNQTGTLFPDPGSYFSLGFEVINDKGHAKDLNSIGTFSWGGAFSTHYFADPKEKISVVLMKQMWGTTYGGELDKKFDVLVYQALDN; encoded by the coding sequence ATGACCCTAAAAACTACATTCCGAGCAATGGTGCTGATTGCGCTCACAGCCATCTCCCTCCATGCGCAAACCGGCACCAAACAAAATCCTCAGCTCTTAACGGTTGCTTCTCCTGAATCAGCCGGATTTTATCCCGAACGACTCAACCGGATCGACGGACTTATTCAGTCGTATATCGATAAAGGCGCTTTCCCAGGTGTGGCGGCTATTGTGGTGAAGGACGGCAAAATCGTGTACCACAAATCGTTTGGCAAATCGGATCTGGAAACGAACAAACCGATGGCGAAGGATGCCATTTTCCGGATTGCTTCCATGACTAAAGCCATTACGTCACTGGTGGTAATGATGCTTCACGAAGAAGGCAAAATCATGCTCGATGATCCCATCAGCAAATACATTCCTGAATTTGCCAAACCCGTAGTCCTCGACAAATTCAACGAGAAAGACAGTACCTATACGACCATTCCGGCCAAGCGGGAAATTACCGTTCGGCACTTGCTTTCGCATATGTCGGGACTCAACTACAATGTTATTGCCAGCGACCCTCGCATGCGGGCTATTTACACGAAAGCTGGTGGTATTCCTGATGCCTTCGTTACCGATAATCTCAAACTGGGCGATATGGTCAAGAAACTCGCCAAGCAACCACTCAACCACCAGCCCGGCGAAAAATGGACCTATGGCCTGAGTATCGATGTGCTGGGCTATCTGGTCGAAGTGGTGTCGGGACAAACGCTGGCGGAGTTTTTTCAGAAACGAATTTTTGAGCCACTGGGCATGAAGGACACGTATTTCTATTTACCCGATGCGAAAAAAGATCGTCTGGTGGCGCTGTATTCGGAAGACAAAGAGAAAAAACTGATAAAAACGGCCAGCATTAAAACGCTACCCGTCGATCCCGATTTCCCGATCATGGGCGCAAAAACATACTATTCTGGCGGTGGCGGTTTATCCAGCACAGCCTATGACTACGCTATTTTCCTGCAAATGCTGCTCAATGATGGCGTTTATAACGGGAAACGGTTATTGAGCCGCAAAGGCGTTGAGCTATTCACGAACAGCAACCAAACCGGCACCTTATTTCCCGATCCCGGTAGCTATTTCAGTCTGGGTTTCGAGGTCATCAATGACAAGGGACACGCAAAAGACCTCAATAGTATCGGTACGTTTTCGTGGGGTGGTGCTTTCAGTACGCACTACTTTGCCGACCCTAAAGAGAAAATCAGCGTGGTACTGATGAAACAAATGTGGGGTACTACCTACGGTGGTGAGCTTGACAAAAAGTTCGATGTATTGGTCTATCAGGCACTGGACAATTAG
- a CDS encoding serine hydrolase, with translation MKANSVTSLFILTLLLNSFAQAQTNSPALVDKELTTLFASIPDFSGVVLIADKGKPVYEKAFGYKNFETKAPITTSSIFELASVSKQFTAMTILMLKQEGKLAYDDLIEKYIPGLPYPGITIRHLLNHTSGLPDYQDVMDKHWDKSKVANNADNIAYLIQYHPAKLAEPGAKYQYSNTGYMLLASITEKASGQDFIEFCRARIFKPVGMTHTDIRTREAKIKLPDMAWGYMYVPDKKRYVRADSFPEFNYAIWLGNRKGPGRISSTAGDLLKWDRALYTNKLVSQQTLQEAFTPAELNDGSLTHYGFGWEIKQNDKLGKVVWHDGDNPGYKTQIMRYIDVDKTIIVLCNNAHEKLPTILKTLEGLVENSK, from the coding sequence ATGAAAGCCAACTCAGTTACCAGTTTATTCATTCTCACGCTGCTATTGAATTCCTTTGCCCAGGCCCAGACCAATTCGCCCGCTTTAGTAGATAAAGAGTTAACGACTCTCTTTGCCAGCATACCCGACTTTAGCGGTGTCGTGCTCATTGCCGACAAGGGCAAACCGGTTTATGAAAAAGCATTCGGGTATAAAAATTTTGAGACCAAAGCGCCCATAACCACGTCGTCTATTTTCGAACTGGCGTCGGTGTCGAAACAGTTTACGGCCATGACCATCCTGATGCTGAAGCAGGAAGGTAAACTGGCTTACGATGATCTGATTGAAAAATACATTCCGGGCTTGCCCTATCCAGGAATTACCATCCGCCACTTGCTCAACCACACATCGGGTTTGCCCGATTATCAGGATGTAATGGATAAGCATTGGGACAAGAGCAAGGTGGCAAACAACGCCGATAACATTGCCTATTTGATTCAATATCACCCGGCTAAACTAGCCGAACCAGGAGCCAAATACCAGTATAGCAATACGGGCTATATGCTGCTGGCCAGTATTACTGAAAAAGCCAGTGGTCAGGACTTTATCGAGTTTTGCCGGGCTCGTATTTTCAAACCGGTTGGCATGACGCATACCGATATCCGCACCCGCGAGGCAAAGATCAAACTGCCCGACATGGCTTGGGGCTATATGTATGTACCTGACAAAAAGCGTTACGTGCGGGCCGATTCCTTTCCTGAATTCAATTATGCGATCTGGCTGGGCAACCGCAAAGGCCCCGGCCGAATCAGCTCCACCGCTGGCGATCTACTGAAATGGGATCGGGCGCTATACACGAATAAACTGGTGAGTCAGCAAACTTTACAGGAGGCCTTTACACCTGCCGAATTGAACGATGGCTCCTTAACGCATTATGGATTTGGGTGGGAGATAAAGCAGAACGATAAACTCGGCAAAGTAGTGTGGCACGACGGCGATAATCCCGGTTATAAAACCCAAATCATGCGCTATATCGATGTCGATAAAACCATTATTGTGCTTTGTAACAATGCCCACGAAAAGTTGCCAACTATTCTAAAGACACTAGAGGGATTGGTAGAGAATAGTAAATGA
- a CDS encoding helix-turn-helix domain-containing protein, with amino-acid sequence MVYQIIQPHPALKPFVKEYMLIHFNFSGLSGERPSKLLEARAEQSIILYPSGVFTKVNSVLNKQLVIPPTIVQGQLLTNWYHHYPEDFKLVKIIFQPGGLFHLLGHAPTTYFTDSVTDAESVLGKEISEIIQQLMNTEQYAPMIQLVDTYLLAKFRKLKLRLEPIDRVNVLLQAGSPTFTLDYLANQSCLSYRQFERKFKERNGVSPKLFVRIARFNRAYTIKEVHPEKDWLDIAITCGYSDYQHMVKDFKQFAGVTPVAMVHVEATSPEKMLGLHKDVVF; translated from the coding sequence ATGGTTTACCAAATCATACAACCGCATCCAGCCTTAAAGCCGTTTGTGAAAGAGTATATGCTCATTCACTTCAATTTTAGTGGGCTATCGGGCGAGCGACCTTCCAAACTTCTGGAAGCCCGCGCGGAGCAAAGCATCATTCTGTATCCAAGCGGAGTGTTCACCAAGGTAAATTCAGTTTTAAACAAGCAATTAGTTATTCCGCCTACCATTGTTCAGGGTCAATTGTTGACCAACTGGTATCACCATTATCCGGAAGATTTTAAACTGGTCAAGATTATTTTTCAACCGGGTGGACTATTTCATCTGCTAGGGCATGCCCCCACGACTTACTTTACTGATTCCGTAACGGATGCCGAAAGCGTACTCGGCAAGGAAATCAGCGAGATTATTCAACAGCTAATGAATACGGAGCAATACGCGCCCATGATTCAATTGGTCGATACGTATTTGCTCGCCAAGTTTCGTAAACTGAAGCTACGGCTAGAGCCTATTGATCGTGTAAATGTGCTGCTTCAAGCTGGGAGCCCAACGTTCACATTAGACTATCTGGCCAACCAATCCTGCCTGAGTTATCGCCAGTTTGAGCGGAAATTCAAGGAGCGGAATGGGGTCAGCCCTAAGCTATTTGTTCGAATAGCCCGCTTTAATAGAGCGTATACCATAAAAGAAGTCCATCCAGAAAAAGACTGGCTCGATATCGCTATTACCTGTGGTTATTCAGATTACCAGCATATGGTCAAAGACTTCAAGCAGTTTGCTGGAGTTACTCCCGTTGCTATGGTACACGTAGAGGCAACCTCTCCCGAAAAAATGCTGGGCTTACATAAAGATGTCGTTTTTTGA
- a CDS encoding histidinol-phosphatase codes for MKKNVCFSLLFICLLSSLTQAQNWYKGNLHTHSLWSDGDDYPEMIMDWYKANDYQFVGLSDHNILQDVDKWVNVPRQQDRRRTFDRYLRTFGPDWVVYQKGANDSLKVRLKKLDEYRNYFEEPGKFLILKNEELSTGYQGKPIHINVTNVKNLIRPLPGNSVADVMQNNIDQVIAQRRLTGQPMFSHINHPNFYYAVKAEDLMQLRHERFFEVFNGHHLVNNYGDSTHEGTESMWDKINLHFLQQGRPLMYGLGTDDSHNYYFFGPTFANSGRSWVMVNAPVLTPKALIEAMEAGRFYTSSGVTLKQLPQFGKTLTVRVKTEPDVTYRIQFFGVRKGSQQAELLREVADSAAIYTLTDDVLLVRAKVTSTKPKYNPFMPGDVETAWTQPIAQSLVPQPLSGIVALPNAHAHNDYEQSRPLWDALDNGFASVEADVHLIDDTLYVAHDRPTFKNPASTLENLYLKPLAERIRQNGGQPLASYKGPFYLMIDAKTNADSTYKALDKVLQRYRSILTIGNKTKNQAGIVTVVLSGNRPIQTLVNAKSRLLSVDGRPADLGKGYNSAVMALISDSYPNQLSWRGKGDMPADEFQRLRQLVERVHKEGKKLRLWASPEDPAVWAKLREAGVDFISTDQLVLARDFLLKATAK; via the coding sequence ATGAAAAAAAACGTTTGCTTCAGTCTGTTATTTATTTGCCTTCTTTCTTCTCTAACGCAAGCTCAAAACTGGTACAAAGGGAACCTTCACACGCACTCGCTCTGGAGCGATGGCGACGACTATCCTGAAATGATCATGGATTGGTACAAGGCGAATGACTACCAATTTGTGGGCTTATCGGATCATAATATTTTACAGGATGTTGATAAGTGGGTCAATGTGCCTCGGCAGCAAGATCGGCGACGAACGTTTGACCGCTACCTGCGCACCTTTGGCCCCGATTGGGTTGTGTATCAAAAAGGGGCCAATGATTCGCTGAAAGTCCGGCTTAAAAAACTGGACGAATACCGCAATTACTTTGAAGAACCCGGTAAGTTCTTGATCCTCAAAAACGAAGAACTCTCGACGGGCTATCAGGGCAAACCGATTCATATCAATGTAACGAATGTAAAGAATCTCATTCGGCCATTACCCGGCAATAGCGTTGCCGATGTGATGCAGAACAATATTGATCAGGTGATTGCTCAACGACGGTTGACAGGCCAACCGATGTTCTCGCACATCAATCACCCCAATTTTTATTATGCCGTTAAAGCCGAGGACCTGATGCAGCTTCGGCATGAGCGTTTTTTTGAAGTCTTTAACGGCCATCATCTGGTGAATAACTACGGCGATAGCACCCACGAAGGCACGGAGTCGATGTGGGATAAAATCAACCTTCATTTCCTGCAACAGGGCCGCCCGCTGATGTACGGACTGGGTACCGACGATAGCCACAATTATTACTTTTTCGGGCCTACGTTTGCCAATTCAGGACGAAGCTGGGTGATGGTCAATGCGCCCGTATTGACACCCAAAGCCCTCATTGAAGCTATGGAAGCTGGGCGTTTTTACACGAGTTCGGGCGTTACGCTGAAGCAATTGCCCCAATTTGGAAAGACGCTTACCGTACGGGTAAAAACCGAGCCAGACGTAACCTACCGCATTCAGTTTTTTGGTGTTCGAAAAGGGAGTCAACAGGCTGAATTATTGCGTGAAGTAGCTGATTCTGCGGCTATCTACACGCTAACGGATGATGTTTTACTGGTTCGGGCTAAGGTTACATCGACTAAACCAAAGTACAATCCATTTATGCCCGGCGACGTAGAAACAGCCTGGACACAACCCATTGCGCAATCGCTGGTGCCACAGCCCCTCTCTGGTATCGTTGCGCTACCCAATGCGCATGCCCATAACGATTATGAGCAATCGAGGCCACTCTGGGATGCGCTGGATAATGGGTTCGCGAGTGTCGAAGCGGATGTCCATCTCATTGACGATACCTTATATGTGGCCCATGATCGGCCTACGTTCAAAAATCCGGCATCGACGCTCGAAAATCTGTACCTCAAACCGCTGGCAGAGCGAATTCGTCAGAATGGTGGGCAGCCGTTGGCTAGTTACAAGGGACCTTTTTATCTGATGATCGATGCCAAAACAAATGCAGATAGTACTTATAAGGCCTTAGACAAGGTTTTGCAGCGCTATCGCTCGATCTTAACAATCGGAAACAAAACTAAAAATCAGGCGGGTATCGTTACGGTCGTTCTGTCGGGCAATCGGCCGATACAAACCCTGGTCAATGCCAAATCAAGATTGCTTTCGGTTGATGGTCGCCCGGCCGATTTAGGGAAGGGATATAACTCGGCAGTAATGGCACTCATTAGTGATTCGTATCCGAACCAGTTAAGCTGGCGAGGAAAAGGCGATATGCCTGCCGATGAATTCCAGAGGCTGCGCCAACTGGTTGAGCGGGTGCATAAAGAAGGCAAAAAACTGAGACTATGGGCAAGTCCCGAAGACCCGGCTGTTTGGGCGAAACTGCGCGAAGCGGGTGTCGATTTTATTAGTACTGACCAACTCGTGCTGGCGAGGGATTTTCTGTTGAAAGCAACCGCTAAATAA
- a CDS encoding HipA family kinase has product MSYTQPDLRTVNVIRYAKPLREGGSLPALVEADDEFLYVLKFRGAGQGSKALIAELVAGELARALGLRIPEIVFINLDEAFGRTEPDEEIQDLLRASEGLNLGLHYLSGSITFDPILNHVDAQLASKIVWLDAFVMNVDRTVRNTNMLMWHKELWLIDHGASLYVHHTGPTWPEQSRRPFAQIKDHVLLPQATELDAVDAEFHQLLTADHIQNIVSLVPDEWLANNGVAESASEQREVYTRFLVDRLAASEIFVNAAKEAKNALV; this is encoded by the coding sequence GTGTCCTATACTCAACCTGACCTCCGAACCGTCAACGTAATCCGCTACGCCAAGCCGTTGCGTGAAGGCGGTTCTTTACCCGCTCTTGTCGAAGCCGACGATGAGTTCTTGTACGTGCTGAAATTTCGGGGAGCCGGGCAGGGCTCCAAAGCCCTGATTGCCGAACTCGTTGCGGGTGAACTAGCCAGGGCGCTTGGCCTGCGTATACCCGAAATCGTGTTTATCAACCTCGATGAGGCCTTCGGCAGAACTGAGCCCGACGAAGAAATTCAGGATTTACTGCGGGCTAGTGAGGGGCTTAATCTTGGCCTTCATTACTTATCCGGCTCTATCACATTCGATCCCATTCTGAATCATGTCGATGCTCAGTTAGCCTCCAAGATTGTGTGGCTGGATGCGTTCGTGATGAACGTAGATCGCACTGTTCGAAATACAAATATGCTGATGTGGCATAAAGAATTATGGCTGATCGATCATGGTGCGTCGCTCTATGTACACCATACCGGCCCCACCTGGCCCGAACAAAGTCGACGACCATTTGCGCAGATCAAAGACCACGTGTTGCTGCCTCAGGCAACCGAACTCGACGCGGTTGATGCTGAGTTTCATCAACTACTTACGGCCGATCATATTCAGAACATTGTGTCGTTAGTGCCCGATGAATGGTTGGCGAACAACGGGGTTGCAGAGTCAGCTTCCGAACAGCGCGAGGTGTATACCCGGTTTTTAGTCGATCGGCTGGCCGCATCAGAAATTTTCGTCAACGCAGCTAAAGAGGCCAAAAATGCACTTGTTTGA